The Euphorbia lathyris chromosome 8, ddEupLath1.1, whole genome shotgun sequence genome has a window encoding:
- the LOC136202297 gene encoding eukaryotic initiation factor 4A-2, producing MTGLAPEGSQFDARQFDAKMSELLGADEQEFFTSYDEVYDSFDAMGLKENLLRGIYAYGFEKPSAIQQRGIVPFCKGLDVIQQAQSGTGKTATFCSGILQQLDYDLVECQALVLAPTRELAQQIEKVMRALGDYLGVKVHACVGGTSVREDQRILSSGVHVVVGTPGRVFDMLRRQSLRPDYIKLFVLDEADEMLSRGFKDQIYDIFQLLPSKIQVGVFSATMPPEALEITRKFMNKPVRILVKRDELTLEGIKQFHVNVDKEEWKLETLCDLYETLAITQSVIFVNTRRKVDWLTDKMRSRDHTVSATHGDMDQNTRDIIMREFRSGSSRVLITTDLLARGIDVQQVSLVINFDLPTQPENYLHRIGRGGRFGRKGVAINFVTRDDERMLFDIQKFYNVVIEELPSNVADLL from the exons ATGACTGGTCTGGCACCTGAAGGATCCCAATTTGATGCTCGTCAATTTGATGCAAAAATGTCTGAGTT GCTTGGAGCTGATGAGCAAGAATTCTTTACATCATATGATGAGGTTTATGACAGTTTTGATGCCATGGGCTTAAAGGAAAATCTTCTAAGGGGTATATATGCATATG GTTTTGAGAAGCCTTCTGCAATTCAGCAAAGGGGCATTGTGCCATTCTGCAAGGGACTCGATGTAATCCAACAAGCACAGTCAGGAACTGGGAAAACGGCTACCTTTTGCTCTGGAATCTTGCAGCAACTTGATTATGACTTGGTCGAATGCCAGGCATTGGTTTTGGCACCCACTCGAGAACTAGCACAGCAGATTGAAAAAGTTATGCGAGCGCTAGGTGATTATCTGGGTGTGAAGGTTCATGCTTGCGTTGGTGGGACAAGTGTTCGTGAAGATCAGCGCATTCTCTCTTCTGGGGTTCATGTTGTAGTTGGAACCCCTGGTCGTGTATTTGACATGTTACGCAGACAGTCTCTTCGTCCTGATTACATCAAATTGTTTGTGTTGGATGAGGCAGATGAGATGCTCTCGCGAGGATTCAAGGATCAG ATATATGATATATTCCAGTTGCTACCTTCAAAGATTCAGGTTGGAGTTTTCTCTGCCACCATGCCCCCTGAGGCCCTTGAGATCACAAGAAAATTTATGAATAAACCTGTGAGGATTTTAGTGAAACGTGATGAGCTGACACTTGAGGGTATCAAGCAGTTCCATGTCAATGTTGACAAGGAGGAGTGGAAGCTTGAAACACTTTGTGATTTGTACGAGACTTTAGCAATTACCCAAAGTGTCATTTTTGTGAATACGAGACGCAAAGTAGATTGGCTTACAGACAAGATGCGGTCTCGTGATCACACAGTCTCTGCCACACATGGAGACATGGACCAGAATACAAGGGACATTATTATGCGGGAATTTCGATCTGGTTCTTCACGTGTTCTTATTACTACTGACCTCTTGGCTCGTGGTATTGATGTCCAACAAGTCTCACTTGTGATCAATTTTGATCTCCCAACACAACCTGAAAACTACCTTCATCGAATTGGTCGAGGTGGAAGATTTGGAAGGAAGGGTGTTGCTATCAATTTTGTTACTAGAGATGATGAGCGGATGCTATTTGATATCCAAAAATTCTATAATGTAGTGATTGAGGAGTTGCCATCAAATGTTGCTGATCTTCTTTGA